In a genomic window of Halalkalicoccus sp. CG83:
- a CDS encoding GntT/GntP/DsdX family permease, which translates to MRVPAFIGLVIAGLTVGVATVEVPFGAVPEEFTAALGETFIDIGDYIARAFADVDIPLLVAGWIIAATIRIAQGSATVAVLTTAGIVVALVPGLTVHPVYLVLISGVGGNVLSWSTDSGFWIVEEIGGLTRTETL; encoded by the coding sequence TTGCGGGTACCTGCGTTCATCGGGCTGGTCATCGCCGGGCTGACCGTCGGCGTCGCGACGGTCGAGGTCCCGTTCGGAGCGGTGCCCGAGGAGTTCACGGCCGCCCTCGGCGAGACGTTCATCGACATCGGCGACTACATCGCGCGAGCGTTCGCGGACGTCGACATCCCGTTGCTGGTGGCTGGATGGATCATCGCCGCGACCATCCGTATCGCGCAGGGCTCGGCGACGGTCGCGGTGCTCACCACCGCCGGGATCGTAGTGGCGCTGGTACCCGGGCTCACGGTCCACCCGGTCTACCTCGTGCTGATCAGCGGCGTCGGCGGGAACGTCCTCTCGTGGTCCACCGACAGCGGCTTCTGGATCGTCGAGGAGATCGGCGGCCTCACCCGGACCGAGACGCTCTAG
- a CDS encoding HemK2/MTQ2 family protein methyltransferase — translation MSRDLAERRGLETDVYGAAEDSRLLAEAAIEPIEPEWVVLDCGTGSGYVGEHVASETGARVVASDLNPHACRRARERGLETARADLIAPFRSDVFDAVCFNPPYLPTDPENEWDDWMEVALSGGESGRAVIDPFLDGVERVLAPGGVVLLLVSSLAGFESVVERAEKRGFDPAVVAEESFPFETLTVLKLCR, via the coding sequence GTGAGCCGCGACCTCGCGGAGCGCCGAGGGCTGGAGACCGACGTTTACGGGGCTGCCGAGGACTCCCGGTTACTGGCCGAGGCGGCGATCGAGCCGATCGAACCCGAGTGGGTCGTACTCGACTGCGGCACCGGCTCGGGCTACGTCGGCGAACACGTCGCGAGCGAGACGGGCGCGCGGGTCGTCGCCTCGGACCTCAACCCCCACGCCTGTCGGCGGGCCCGTGAACGCGGGCTCGAGACCGCCCGTGCGGACCTGATCGCCCCCTTCCGATCCGACGTCTTCGACGCCGTCTGCTTCAATCCGCCGTACCTGCCGACGGATCCCGAGAACGAGTGGGACGACTGGATGGAGGTCGCGCTCTCGGGCGGCGAGTCGGGACGCGCGGTGATCGATCCGTTCCTCGACGGCGTCGAGCGGGTGCTCGCGCCCGGCGGCGTCGTCCTTCTATTGGTGAGCAGCCTCGCCGGGTTCGAGAGCGTGGTCGAACGGGCGGAGAAGCGGGGGTTCGACCCGGCGGTCGTCGCCGAGGAGTCGTTCCCCTTCGAGACGCTGACGGTCCTGAAGCTGTGCCGTTGA